Proteins from a genomic interval of Solea solea chromosome 10, fSolSol10.1, whole genome shotgun sequence:
- the tecrb gene encoding trans-2,3-enoyl-CoA reductase b isoform X3 has protein sequence MKHYEVEILDAKTKDKLCFLDKVEPNATIGEIKSMFHKSHPQWYPTRQSIRLDPKGKSLKDEDVLQHLPVGTTATFYFRDLGAQISWVTVFLTEYTGPLVIYLMFYFRVPFIYAPKYDFTTSKHWVVHLACMCHSFHYVKRLLETLFVHRFSHGTMPLRNIFKNCTYYWGFAAWMAYYINHPLYTPPIYGEPQIRLALILFLFCQIGNFSIHIALRNLRPPGSKTRKIPYPTKNPFTWIFLLVSCPNYTYELGSWLGFTLMTQCLPVAFFTLVGFIQMTVWAKGKHRSYLKEFRDYPPLRSPILPFIL, from the exons ATGAAGCACTACGAG gTGGAGATACTGGATGCCAAGACCAAGGACAAGCTCTGCTTTCTGGACAAG GTCGAGCCAAATGCCACCATTGGGGAGATCAAATCCATGTTCCACAAGAGCC ATCCTCAGTGGTACCCAACCAGACAGTCGATTCGCCTCGACCCCA AGGGGAAGTCTCTGAAGGATGAGGATGTTCTGCAGCATCTCCCTGTGGGAACCACAGCAACGTTCTACTTCAGAGACTTGGGAGCTCAGATCAGCTGGGTCACG gtCTTTCTGACGGAGTATACTGGTCCTCTGGTCATCTACCTGATGTTCTACTTTAGGGTTCCTTTCATTTACGCACCCAAATATGATTTTACCACCAGTAAACACTGGGTCGTACA TCTCGCCTGTATGTGTCACTCTTTCCACTATGTCAAGAGACTCCTGGAGACACTGTTTGTTCATCGCTTCTCTCATGGAACTATGCCACTACGCAACATCTTTAAG AACTGTACATACTACTGGGGCTTTGCGGCATGGATGGCCTACTACATCAACCACCCACTGTATACGCCACCCA TATACGGGGAGCCACAAATTAGACTGGCCCTCATCCTGTTCTTG ttCTGTCAGATTGGCAACTTCTCCATTCACATTGCTCTGAGGAACCTCCGTccaccag gCTCCAAGACCAGGAAGATTCCTTATCCAACCAAGAATCCCTTCACCTGGATTTTCTTGCTCGTCTCCTGCCCCAACTACACCTATGAG TTGGGCTCCTGGCTGGGCTTCACTCTCATGACACAGTGCCTGCCCGTGGCTTTCTTCACTCTAGTGGGTTTCATCCAGATGACTGTGTGGGCCAAAGGGAAGCACCGCAGCTACCTGAAGGAGTTCCGCGACTACCCTCCACTCCGCTCTCCCATCCTGCCGTTCATCCTGTAG
- the tecrb gene encoding trans-2,3-enoyl-CoA reductase b isoform X2: MKHYEVEILDAKTKDKLCFLDKVEPNATIGEIKSMFHKSHPQWYPTRQSIRLDPKGKSLKDEDVLQHLPVGTTATFYFRDLGAQISWVTVFLTEYTGPLVIYLMFYFRVPFIYAPKYDFTTSKHWVVHLACMCHSFHYVKRLLETLFVHRFSHGTMPLRNIFKNCTYYWGFAAWMAYYINHPLYTPPSKLYGEPQIRLALILFLFCQIGNFSIHIALRNLRPPGSKTRKIPYPTKNPFTWIFLLVSCPNYTYELGSWLGFTLMTQCLPVAFFTLVGFIQMTVWAKGKHRSYLKEFRDYPPLRSPILPFIL, translated from the exons ATGAAGCACTACGAG gTGGAGATACTGGATGCCAAGACCAAGGACAAGCTCTGCTTTCTGGACAAG GTCGAGCCAAATGCCACCATTGGGGAGATCAAATCCATGTTCCACAAGAGCC ATCCTCAGTGGTACCCAACCAGACAGTCGATTCGCCTCGACCCCA AGGGGAAGTCTCTGAAGGATGAGGATGTTCTGCAGCATCTCCCTGTGGGAACCACAGCAACGTTCTACTTCAGAGACTTGGGAGCTCAGATCAGCTGGGTCACG gtCTTTCTGACGGAGTATACTGGTCCTCTGGTCATCTACCTGATGTTCTACTTTAGGGTTCCTTTCATTTACGCACCCAAATATGATTTTACCACCAGTAAACACTGGGTCGTACA TCTCGCCTGTATGTGTCACTCTTTCCACTATGTCAAGAGACTCCTGGAGACACTGTTTGTTCATCGCTTCTCTCATGGAACTATGCCACTACGCAACATCTTTAAG AACTGTACATACTACTGGGGCTTTGCGGCATGGATGGCCTACTACATCAACCACCCACTGTATACGCCACCCAGTAAGT TATACGGGGAGCCACAAATTAGACTGGCCCTCATCCTGTTCTTG ttCTGTCAGATTGGCAACTTCTCCATTCACATTGCTCTGAGGAACCTCCGTccaccag gCTCCAAGACCAGGAAGATTCCTTATCCAACCAAGAATCCCTTCACCTGGATTTTCTTGCTCGTCTCCTGCCCCAACTACACCTATGAG TTGGGCTCCTGGCTGGGCTTCACTCTCATGACACAGTGCCTGCCCGTGGCTTTCTTCACTCTAGTGGGTTTCATCCAGATGACTGTGTGGGCCAAAGGGAAGCACCGCAGCTACCTGAAGGAGTTCCGCGACTACCCTCCACTCCGCTCTCCCATCCTGCCGTTCATCCTGTAG
- the tecrb gene encoding trans-2,3-enoyl-CoA reductase b isoform X1 encodes MDALALEATGGKKAVNGVAAAAPPLPAAAPVKRKPAKKAKKAVVFFEVEILDAKTKDKLCFLDKVEPNATIGEIKSMFHKSHPQWYPTRQSIRLDPKGKSLKDEDVLQHLPVGTTATFYFRDLGAQISWVTVFLTEYTGPLVIYLMFYFRVPFIYAPKYDFTTSKHWVVHLACMCHSFHYVKRLLETLFVHRFSHGTMPLRNIFKNCTYYWGFAAWMAYYINHPLYTPPIYGEPQIRLALILFLFCQIGNFSIHIALRNLRPPGSKTRKIPYPTKNPFTWIFLLVSCPNYTYELGSWLGFTLMTQCLPVAFFTLVGFIQMTVWAKGKHRSYLKEFRDYPPLRSPILPFIL; translated from the exons ATGGATGCCCTAGCACTAGAGGCCACTGGTGGTAAAAAGGCAGTTAATGGGGTGGCAGCGGCGGCTCCCCCACTGCCAGCTGCAGCCCCCGTCAAACGCAAACCTGCTAAAAAAGCTAAAAaggctgttgttttctttgaggTGGAGATACTGGATGCCAAGACCAAGGACAAGCTCTGCTTTCTGGACAAG GTCGAGCCAAATGCCACCATTGGGGAGATCAAATCCATGTTCCACAAGAGCC ATCCTCAGTGGTACCCAACCAGACAGTCGATTCGCCTCGACCCCA AGGGGAAGTCTCTGAAGGATGAGGATGTTCTGCAGCATCTCCCTGTGGGAACCACAGCAACGTTCTACTTCAGAGACTTGGGAGCTCAGATCAGCTGGGTCACG gtCTTTCTGACGGAGTATACTGGTCCTCTGGTCATCTACCTGATGTTCTACTTTAGGGTTCCTTTCATTTACGCACCCAAATATGATTTTACCACCAGTAAACACTGGGTCGTACA TCTCGCCTGTATGTGTCACTCTTTCCACTATGTCAAGAGACTCCTGGAGACACTGTTTGTTCATCGCTTCTCTCATGGAACTATGCCACTACGCAACATCTTTAAG AACTGTACATACTACTGGGGCTTTGCGGCATGGATGGCCTACTACATCAACCACCCACTGTATACGCCACCCA TATACGGGGAGCCACAAATTAGACTGGCCCTCATCCTGTTCTTG ttCTGTCAGATTGGCAACTTCTCCATTCACATTGCTCTGAGGAACCTCCGTccaccag gCTCCAAGACCAGGAAGATTCCTTATCCAACCAAGAATCCCTTCACCTGGATTTTCTTGCTCGTCTCCTGCCCCAACTACACCTATGAG TTGGGCTCCTGGCTGGGCTTCACTCTCATGACACAGTGCCTGCCCGTGGCTTTCTTCACTCTAGTGGGTTTCATCCAGATGACTGTGTGGGCCAAAGGGAAGCACCGCAGCTACCTGAAGGAGTTCCGCGACTACCCTCCACTCCGCTCTCCCATCCTGCCGTTCATCCTGTAG
- the ndufb7 gene encoding NADH dehydrogenase [ubiquinone] 1 beta subcomplex subunit 7 — MGAHLARRYITETDTEPDPAKKYEFDPAYGFGERKEREMVANQEQMNLAQLPLEQRDYCAHHLLKLMKCKRDNWPNFLACKHERHDWDYCEHQDYVMRMKEYERERRLQLRKKRIEAQAQAA; from the exons ATGGGAGCCCATTTGGCCAGACGGTACATCACTGAGACGGACACCGAGCCGGACCCTGCGAAGAAGTATGAATTCGACCCAGCGTACGGCTTCGGAGAGCGAAAAGAGAGAG AAATGGTTGCAAACCAGGAGCAGATGAACTTGGCCCAGCTGCCTTTGGAGCAGAGGGACTATTGTGCCCATCATCTCCTAAAACTCATGAAGTGCAAGAGGGACAACTGGCCCAACTTCCTGGCCTGCAAGCACGAGAGACATGACTGGGACTACTGTGAACACCAGGA CTATGTGATGCGTATGAAGGAGTacgagagggagaggaggctccagctgaggaagaagagaatTGAGGCCCAGGCTCAAGCCGCATAA
- the zgc:136908 gene encoding transitional endoplasmic reticulum ATPase isoform X2, whose product MSSDDTIEGLTGSLFEVFLKPYFLEAYRPVHKGDIFLVRGSMRAVEFKVVETDPSPHCIVAPDTVMYCEGEPIKREDEEENLNDIGYDDIGGCRKQLAQIKEMVELPLRHPGLFKAIGVKPPRGILLYGPAGTGKTLVARAVANETGAFFFLINGPEIMSKLAGESESNLRKAFEEAEKNAPAIIFIDELDAIAPKREKTHGEVERRIVSQLLTLMDGLKQRAHVVVMAATNRPNSIDPALRRFGRFDREIDIGIPDSTGRLEILQIHTKNMKLADDVDLERIAMDTHGHVGADLAALCSEAALQAIRKKLILIDLEDESIDADLLNSMAVTMDDFKWALSQSNPSALRETVAEVPQVTWVDIGGLDEVKRELQELVQYPVEYPDKFLKFGMTPSRGVLFYGPPGCGKTLLAKAIANECQANFVSIKGPEMLTMWFGESEANVRDVFDKARQAAPCILFFDELDSIAKSRGGSAGDAGGAADRVINQILTEMDGMSDKKNVFIIGATNRPDIIDSAILRPGRLDQLIYIPLPDKPSRTAILNANLRKSPVARDVDLEYLSNITDGFSGADLTEICQRACKLAIREAIEAEIKAERQRQNRPGIPMDEDFDPVPEIRKDHFEEAMRFARRSVSDNDIRKYEMFAQTLQQSRGFGNFRFPSATGTEGQGSSSGSGRSNLYREEGDDDLYQ is encoded by the exons ATGTCATCAG ATGACACCATTGAAGGCCTGACTGGGAGCCTCTTTGAGGTTTTCCTCAAACCGTACTTTCTGGAGGCTTACCGGCCCGTACACAAAG GTGACATCTTCCTGGTGAGGGGGAGCATGCGAGCAGTGGAGTTCAAGGTGGTGGAAACAGACCCCAGCCCTCACTGCATCGTCGCCCCAGACACTGTCATGTACTGTGAGGGAGAGCCAATCAAAAGAGAG GACGAAGAGGAGAACCTAAATGACATCGGCTACGATGACATCGGAGGCTGTCGAAAGCAGCTCGCTCAGATCAAAGAGATGGTTGAACTTCCTCTCAGACACCCGGGTCTCTTCAAGGCGATAGGAGTTAAG CCCCCCAGAGGCATCCTGCTGTACGGCCCTGCAGGGACAGGAAAGACCCTGGTGGCCCGAGCTGTCGCCAATGAAACCGGTGCCTTCTTTTTCCTCATCAATG GGCCTGAGATCATGAGCAAACTGGCGGGAGAGTCGGAGAGCAACCTAAGAAAGGCGTTTGAGGAAGCGGAGAAAAACGCTCCAGCCATCATCTTCATTGATGAGTTGGATGCAATCGCTCCCAAGAGAGAGAAG aCCCACGGTGAGGTAGAGCGGCGTATCGTGTCCCAGCTCCTGACCCTGATGGACGGCCTAAAGCAAAGAGCTCATGTGGTTGTCATGGCAGCAACAAACCGGCCTAACAGCATTGACCCTGCTCTGAGACGCTTTg GCAGGTTTGATCGTGAGATTGACATTGGAATCCCAGATTCGACCGGCAGACTGGAGATCCTGCAGATCCACACCAAAAACATGAAACTGGCTGATGATGTCGATCTAGAGAGG ATCGCCATGGACACCCATGGTCATGTGGGCGCTGACCTGGCGGCTCTGTGCTCAGAAGCTGCTTTGCAGGCCATTCGCAAGAAGTTGATTCTCATAGACCTGGAGGATGAATCCATTGATGCTGACCTGCTCAACTCAATGGCTGTCACGATGGACGACttcaaa TGGGCGCTGAGTCAGAGCAACCCATCAGCTCTGAGAGAGACTGTTGCAGAGGTTCCTCAGGTCACTTGGGTGGACATCGGAGGACTGGACGAGGTCAAGAGAGAGCTACAAGAGCTTGTTCAG TACCCTGTTGAGTATCCGGACAAATTCCTGAAGTTTGGGATGACACCGTCCCGAGGCGTGTTGTTCTACGGTCCTCCGGGCTGCGGGAAAACCCTTCTGGCTAAAGCCATTGCCAACGAGTGCCAAGCAAACTTTGTCTCCATTAAAGGTCCTGAGATGCTCACCATGTGGTTTGGAGAGTCAGAGGCCAATGTCAGGGACGTGTTCGATAAG GCCAGACAGGCAGCGCCCTGCATCTTGTTTTTCGATGAATTAGACTCCATTGCTAAATCCAGAGGCGGCAGTGCTGGGGACGCAGGTGGCGCAGCCGACAGAGTCATCAACCAGATCCTCACCGAGATGGACGGCATGTCTGACAAAAAGAACGTTTTCATCATTGGTGCCACCAACAG ACCTGACATCATAGACTCAGCCATCCTGAGACCTGGCCGTTTGGACCAGCTCATCTACATCCCACTCCCAGACAAACCGTCTCGCACCGCCATCCTAAATGCCAACCTACGGAAATCTCCTGTTGCACGT GACGTGGATCTGGAGTACCTGTCCAACATCACAGACGGTTTCTCCGGAGCTGACCTGACAGAGATCTGCCAGCGAGCCTGTAAGCTGGCCATCCGTGAGGCGATCGAGGCTGAGATCAAGGCTGAGCGTCAGAGGCAGAACAGACCAGGAATTCCCATG GATGAGGATTTCGATCCAGTCCCTGAGATCAGAAAGGACCACTTTGAAGAGGCGATGCGATTTGCCCGTCGCTCTGTCAGTGACAACGACATCCGAAAATATGAGATGTTTGCTCAAACGCTGCAGCAGAGCCGAGGTTTTGGAAATTTCAG GTTTCCCTCTGCTACTGGGACTGAAGGTCAGGGGTCAAGCTCTGGGTCAGGAAGGTCAAACCTGTACAGAGAAGAAGGTGATGATGATCTGTATCAGTGA
- the zgc:136908 gene encoding transitional endoplasmic reticulum ATPase isoform X1, which translates to MRGSGGADSKGEDFSTAILKQKQRPNRLVVDEVINEDSSIVSLSQNKMEELQLFRGDTVVLRGRKQRQTVCIVLTDDTCADERIRMNRVTRSNLRVRLGDVISIHACPDIKYGKKIHVLPIDDTIEGLTGSLFEVFLKPYFLEAYRPVHKGDIFLVRGSMRAVEFKVVETDPSPHCIVAPDTVMYCEGEPIKREDEEENLNDIGYDDIGGCRKQLAQIKEMVELPLRHPGLFKAIGVKPPRGILLYGPAGTGKTLVARAVANETGAFFFLINGPEIMSKLAGESESNLRKAFEEAEKNAPAIIFIDELDAIAPKREKTHGEVERRIVSQLLTLMDGLKQRAHVVVMAATNRPNSIDPALRRFGRFDREIDIGIPDSTGRLEILQIHTKNMKLADDVDLERIAMDTHGHVGADLAALCSEAALQAIRKKLILIDLEDESIDADLLNSMAVTMDDFKWALSQSNPSALRETVAEVPQVTWVDIGGLDEVKRELQELVQYPVEYPDKFLKFGMTPSRGVLFYGPPGCGKTLLAKAIANECQANFVSIKGPEMLTMWFGESEANVRDVFDKARQAAPCILFFDELDSIAKSRGGSAGDAGGAADRVINQILTEMDGMSDKKNVFIIGATNRPDIIDSAILRPGRLDQLIYIPLPDKPSRTAILNANLRKSPVARDVDLEYLSNITDGFSGADLTEICQRACKLAIREAIEAEIKAERQRQNRPGIPMDEDFDPVPEIRKDHFEEAMRFARRSVSDNDIRKYEMFAQTLQQSRGFGNFRFPSATGTEGQGSSSGSGRSNLYREEGDDDLYQ; encoded by the exons ATGCGAGGCTCAGGAGGAGCAGA CTCAAAGGGAGAGGATTTCTCCACCGCCATCCTAAAGCAGAAGCAGAGACCCAACAGACTCGTCGTGGATGAAGTCATCAATGAAGACAGCAGCATTGTCAGCCTGTcacag AATAAGAtggaggagctgcagctctTCCGGGGGGACACAGTGGTGTTGAGAGGGCGGAAACAACGGCAGACAGTGTGCATCGTCCTAACTGACGACACCTGTGCGGATGAACGGATCCGGATGAATCGCGTGACGCGTAGTAACCTGCGCGTCCGGCTTGGTGATGTCATCAG TATCCATGCCTGCCCTGATATCAAGTATGGAAAAAAGATTCATGTTCTCCCCATAGATGACACCATTGAAGGCCTGACTGGGAGCCTCTTTGAGGTTTTCCTCAAACCGTACTTTCTGGAGGCTTACCGGCCCGTACACAAAG GTGACATCTTCCTGGTGAGGGGGAGCATGCGAGCAGTGGAGTTCAAGGTGGTGGAAACAGACCCCAGCCCTCACTGCATCGTCGCCCCAGACACTGTCATGTACTGTGAGGGAGAGCCAATCAAAAGAGAG GACGAAGAGGAGAACCTAAATGACATCGGCTACGATGACATCGGAGGCTGTCGAAAGCAGCTCGCTCAGATCAAAGAGATGGTTGAACTTCCTCTCAGACACCCGGGTCTCTTCAAGGCGATAGGAGTTAAG CCCCCCAGAGGCATCCTGCTGTACGGCCCTGCAGGGACAGGAAAGACCCTGGTGGCCCGAGCTGTCGCCAATGAAACCGGTGCCTTCTTTTTCCTCATCAATG GGCCTGAGATCATGAGCAAACTGGCGGGAGAGTCGGAGAGCAACCTAAGAAAGGCGTTTGAGGAAGCGGAGAAAAACGCTCCAGCCATCATCTTCATTGATGAGTTGGATGCAATCGCTCCCAAGAGAGAGAAG aCCCACGGTGAGGTAGAGCGGCGTATCGTGTCCCAGCTCCTGACCCTGATGGACGGCCTAAAGCAAAGAGCTCATGTGGTTGTCATGGCAGCAACAAACCGGCCTAACAGCATTGACCCTGCTCTGAGACGCTTTg GCAGGTTTGATCGTGAGATTGACATTGGAATCCCAGATTCGACCGGCAGACTGGAGATCCTGCAGATCCACACCAAAAACATGAAACTGGCTGATGATGTCGATCTAGAGAGG ATCGCCATGGACACCCATGGTCATGTGGGCGCTGACCTGGCGGCTCTGTGCTCAGAAGCTGCTTTGCAGGCCATTCGCAAGAAGTTGATTCTCATAGACCTGGAGGATGAATCCATTGATGCTGACCTGCTCAACTCAATGGCTGTCACGATGGACGACttcaaa TGGGCGCTGAGTCAGAGCAACCCATCAGCTCTGAGAGAGACTGTTGCAGAGGTTCCTCAGGTCACTTGGGTGGACATCGGAGGACTGGACGAGGTCAAGAGAGAGCTACAAGAGCTTGTTCAG TACCCTGTTGAGTATCCGGACAAATTCCTGAAGTTTGGGATGACACCGTCCCGAGGCGTGTTGTTCTACGGTCCTCCGGGCTGCGGGAAAACCCTTCTGGCTAAAGCCATTGCCAACGAGTGCCAAGCAAACTTTGTCTCCATTAAAGGTCCTGAGATGCTCACCATGTGGTTTGGAGAGTCAGAGGCCAATGTCAGGGACGTGTTCGATAAG GCCAGACAGGCAGCGCCCTGCATCTTGTTTTTCGATGAATTAGACTCCATTGCTAAATCCAGAGGCGGCAGTGCTGGGGACGCAGGTGGCGCAGCCGACAGAGTCATCAACCAGATCCTCACCGAGATGGACGGCATGTCTGACAAAAAGAACGTTTTCATCATTGGTGCCACCAACAG ACCTGACATCATAGACTCAGCCATCCTGAGACCTGGCCGTTTGGACCAGCTCATCTACATCCCACTCCCAGACAAACCGTCTCGCACCGCCATCCTAAATGCCAACCTACGGAAATCTCCTGTTGCACGT GACGTGGATCTGGAGTACCTGTCCAACATCACAGACGGTTTCTCCGGAGCTGACCTGACAGAGATCTGCCAGCGAGCCTGTAAGCTGGCCATCCGTGAGGCGATCGAGGCTGAGATCAAGGCTGAGCGTCAGAGGCAGAACAGACCAGGAATTCCCATG GATGAGGATTTCGATCCAGTCCCTGAGATCAGAAAGGACCACTTTGAAGAGGCGATGCGATTTGCCCGTCGCTCTGTCAGTGACAACGACATCCGAAAATATGAGATGTTTGCTCAAACGCTGCAGCAGAGCCGAGGTTTTGGAAATTTCAG GTTTCCCTCTGCTACTGGGACTGAAGGTCAGGGGTCAAGCTCTGGGTCAGGAAGGTCAAACCTGTACAGAGAAGAAGGTGATGATGATCTGTATCAGTGA